The following coding sequences are from one Lolium rigidum isolate FL_2022 chromosome 6, APGP_CSIRO_Lrig_0.1, whole genome shotgun sequence window:
- the LOC124659719 gene encoding uncharacterized protein LOC124659719 — MSHRRRRRLSLSSPELANPLDDDDLLHEIMLRLPPQPPYLLRASIVSKRWRRLATDRKFLHRFRIHHRKPPILGDFSYQRGKFLFRSYLDPPYRIPPERFSLQPSGSKQWTCLDCRHGFLLFDDMISSQVIVWDPITDDLHIIPYPLRFHESRIVLIQSGAVLCAAADQGHVHGACHSSPFKVVVLSSYPHKDQAANEIITFASVYSSDTVGIWSDLVSTTLPWSAIMFPIRSTLVGNTLHWLLAMNTTGILEFDLDTQRLAVTKRPLGAPPCDDSVEIIQSEDGGVGFAALSGPRYRPCLQIWDRKVDPHGVITWVLRKILELQKILGLQSRIENNKLSMLHYSDDVHAIFLRVQSSVYMVQLESMQSKELVKRIRSSIYLPFTSFWTEGKQVASAFPR, encoded by the exons AtgagccaccgccgccgtcgacgaCTCTCGTTGTCATCGCCGGAATTGGCGAATCCACTGGATGATGATGACCTCCTCCACGAGATCATGTTGCGCCTCCCGCCGCAGCCGCCCTACCTCTTGCGTGCATCCATCGTCTCCAAGCGCTGGCGCCGCCTCGCCACCGACCGCAAGTTCCTCCACCGCTTCCGCATCCACCACCGGAAGCCTCCCATCCTCGGTGATTTCTCGTATCAACGCGGAAAATTCTTGTTCAGATCCTACCTCGATCCACCCTACCGCATCCCTCCCGAGCGCTTCTCCCTACAACCCAGCGGCAGCAAGCAATGGACTTGCCTCGACTGCCGCCATGGATTCCTACTCTTTGATGACATGATATCGAGTCAGGTAATTGTGTGGGACCCCATCACAGATGACCTCCACATCATTCCCTATCCGCTGCGGTTCCACGAATCTAGGATTGTGCTAATCCAGAGTGGGGCGGTGCTCTGTGCTGCTGCCGACCAGGGTCATGTTCATGGCGCCTGCCACTCGAGCCCTTTCAAAGTGGTCGTGCTGAGCAGCTACCCGCACAAAGATCAAGCCGCCAATGAAATTATCACGTTCGCAAGCGTTTACTCTTCAGACACTGTTGGCATATGGAGTGATCTCGTATCAACAACACTTCCGTGGAGCGCTATAATGTTTCCAATTCGCAGCACACTTGTCGGTAACACCCTTCACTGGCTGCTTGCGATGAATACCACTGGCATACTTGAGTTTGATTTGGATACACAGAGGCTCGCTGTGACCAAGAGGCCTCTTGGTGCTCCTCCTTGCGATGACAGTGTTGAGATCATCCAGTCGGAGGATGGCGGTGTTGGCTTCGCTGCATTGTCTGGCCCTCGCTACCGCCCATGTTTGCAAATATGGGACAGGAAGGTCGATCCTCATGGAGTTATCACATGGGTGTTGCGGAAGATTCTTGAACTGCAGAAGATTCTTGGATTGCAGTCTAGGATTGAGAATAACAAATTATCTATGCTGCACTATTCGGATGATGTTCATGCCATCTTTTTGCGGGTGCAGTCATCTGTCTACATGGTTCAGCTTGAATCTATGCAGTCTAAGGAACTTGTCAAAAGAATCCGTAGTTCCATCTATCTGCCTTTCACAAGTTTCTGGACCGAAG GCAAGCAGGTTGCTAGTGCGTTCCCCcgataa
- the LOC124659721 gene encoding uncharacterized protein LOC124659721, which translates to MSRRRRPPLPLSPEVVHPLDVDDLLHEIMLRLPPQPPYLLRASTVSKRWRSLATDPKFLRRFPIHHQKPPLLGVFSCTRGGMSFSSTLDPPYRIPPERFSMRPRIRSSQMCLDVRHGRVLINDDMRSRVIVWDPITGDRRVVAFPPQFSHMGIHSGAVLCAAGDRGHVHGACHSSPFKVVAIISNEHDDDLSDEDDDYEPEVLASVYSSETDMWSDLISTGFLGRGIDISLRSTLVGNTLYWLLESTFMLKFDLEAQRAAVTGRFAGAPRGGNLQIIQAEDGTVGFAALCDFHYRRCLEIWDRKIDSYGFPTGVLRKTVELQKILGLESRIDGKSYILHYMEDVQAILLQVHSSVYMIQLESLQPKKLFEITDNCIYRPFTSFYAEEVPLAV; encoded by the exons atgagccgccgccgccgcccacccttGCCGTTGTCGCCGGAAGTGGTGCATCCGCTGGATGTCGACGATCTCCTCCATGAGATCATGCTGCGCCTCCCACCGCAGCCGCCCTACCTCCTGCGTGCGTCCACCGTCTCCAAGCGCTGGCGAAGCCTTGCCACCGACCCCAAGTTCCTCCGCCGCTTCCCCATCCACCACCAAAAGCCGCCCCTTCTAGGCGTCTTCTCATGTACTAGGGGCGGCATGTCGTTCAGTTCCACTCTGGACCCGCCCTACCGCATCCCTCCTGAGCGCTTCTCCATGCGCCCACGTATCAGATCCAGCCAGATGTGCCTCGACGTCCGCCACGGACGCGTGCTCATCAACGACGACATGCGGAGTCGGGTAATTGTGTGGGACCCCATCACTGGTGACCGCCGCGTTGTGGCCTTTCCGCCGCAGTTCAGCCACATGGGGATACACAGTGGGGCGGTGCTCTGCGCCGCCGGCGACCGGGGGCACGTGCATGGCGCCTGCCACTCAAGCCCTTTTAAAGTGGTTGCGATCATCAGCAACGAGCACGACGATGATCTTtcggatgaagatgatgattatgaacCAGAAGTATTGGCTAGTGTTTACTCCTCCGAGACTGACATGTGGAGCGATCTCATCTCAACAGGTTTTCTGGGCAGGGGTATTGACATCTCTCTTCGCAGCACACTTGTTGGTAACACCCTTTACTGGCTGCTGGAAAGCACTTTCATGCTTAAGTTTGATTTGGAGGCACAGAGAGCAGCTGTGACCGGGAGGTTTGCTGGTGCTCCTCGCGGTGGCAATCTTCAGATCATCCAGGCAGAGGATGGCACTGTTGGCTTTGCTGCTTTGTGCGACTTCCATTACCGCCGCTGCTTGGAAATCTGGGACAGGAAGATTGATTCTTATGGATTTCCCACGGGCGTGTTGCGGAAGACTGTTGAACTGCAGAAGATTCTTGGATTGGAGTCTAGGATTGATGGCAAATCATATATACTGCACTATATGGAGGATGTTCAGGCAATCTTATTGCAGGTGCACTCATCTGTCTACATGATTCAGCTTGAATCATTGCAGCCTAAGAAACTTTTCGAAATCACAGATAATTGCATCTATCGTCCTTTCACAAGTTTCTATGCCGAAG AGGTGCCATTAGCAGTTTGA
- the LOC124659722 gene encoding uncharacterized protein LOC124659722, with protein MSHRRRHQLSSSLPELAHPLDVDDLLHEIMLRLPPQPPYLLRASIVSKRWRRLATDHKFLRRFSIHHRKPPLLGDFSYQRGKFSFRSYLDPPYRISPKRFALRPSGSEQWTCLDCRHGFLLFDDWISSQVIVWDPITDDLHIVPYPLQSQESRIVLGAVLCAAADKGHVHGACHSSPFKVVVLSRAVNEIITFASVYSSDTVGIWSDLVSTTLPWSAIMFPFRSTLVGNTLHWLLAMNTTGILEFDLDAQRFAVTKTPLCAPPCDHSVGIIQSEDGGVGFAALSGPRYRRCLQMWDRKVDPHGVITWVLRETLELQKILGLESRIENKKISILYYLNDVHAIFLRVQSSVYMVQLESMQSKELVKSFHSCIYLPFTSFWAEGNCLHIFILHDS; from the coding sequence atgagccaccgccgccgccaccaactctCGTCGTCGTTGCCAGAACTGGCGCATCCGCTGGATGTCGATGACCTCCTCCACGAGATCATGTTGCGCCTCCCGCCGCAGCCGCCTTACCTCTTACGTGCGTCCATCGTCTCCAAGCGCTGGCGCCGCCTCGCCACGGACCACAAGTTCCTTCGCCGCTTCAGCATCCACCACCGGAAGCCTCCCCTCCTTGGTGATTTCTCGTACCAACGCGGAAAATTCTCCTTCAGATCCTACCTTGATCCGCCCTACCGCATCTCTCCCAAGCGCTTCGCCCTGCGACCCAGCGGCAGTGAGCAATGGACGTGCCTCGACTGCCGCCACGGATTCCTACTCTTTGATGACTGGATATCGAGTCAGGTAATTGTGTGGGACCCCATCACTGATGACCTCCACATCGTTCCCTATCCACTGCAGTCCCAAGAATCTAGGATTGTACTTGGGGCGGTGCTCTGTGCTGCTGCCGACAAGGGCCATGTTCATGGCGCCTGCCACTCGAGCCCTTTCAAAGTGGTCGTGCTGAGCAGAGCCGTCAATGAAATTATCACCTTCGCAAGCGTTTACTCTTCAGACACTGTTGGCATATGGAGTGATCTCGTATCAACAACACTTCCGTGGAGCGCTATAATGTTTCCATTTCGCAGCACACTTGTCGGTAACACCCTTCACTGGCTGCTTGCGATGAATACCACTGGTATACTTGAGTTTGATTTGGATGCACAGAGGTTCGCTGTGACCAAGACGCCTCTTTGTGCTCCTCCTTGCGATCACAGTGTTGGGATCATCCAGTCAGAGGATGGCGGTGTTGGCTTCGCTGCATTGTCTGGCCCTCGCTACCGCCGCTGTTTGCAAATGTGGGACAGGAAGGTTGATCCTCATGGAGTTATCACATGGGTGTTGCGGGAGACTCTTGAACTGCAGAAGATTCTTGGATTGGAGTCTAGGATTGAGAATAAAAAAATATCTATACTGTACTATCTGAATGATGTTCATGCCATCTTTTTGCGGGTGCAGTCATCTGTCTACATGGTTCAACTTGAATCTATGCAGTCTAAGGAACTTGTCAAAAGCTTCCATAGTTGCATCTATCTGCCTTTCACAAGTTTCTGGGCCGAAGGTAACTGCTTGCACATCTTTATATTGCACGACTCCTAA
- the LOC124662754 gene encoding uncharacterized protein LOC124662754, whose product MTILVMDENSNQSERNEIVQSPRASCRPWWWTASACPRPRSRRRWAGRAARAAPLDDPADLCRRRARGARLLRVLAALRHSCCDRKASAGILLSPFQQQPPLPKKTPPRPPSPAPSPPPPASQMQLASRPLRDAARVLAAHAADGLDHGDLDAGATCCFASDHDGLLLAERPRSGNFPHSDPPYRIPPERFSMRPRIGSSRMCLDVRHGRVLINDDMRSRWAVLCAAGDRGHVHGACHSSPFKVVAIISNEHDDDLSDEDDDYEPEVLASVYSSETDMWSDLISTGFLGRGIDISLRSTLVGNTLYWLLESTFMLTFDLEAQRAAVTGRFAGAPRGGNLQIIQAEDGTVGFAALCDFHYRRCLEIWDRKIDSYGFPTGVLRQTVELQKILGLESRIDGKSYILHYMEDVQAILLQVQSSVYMIQLESLQPKKLFESTDNCIYRPFTSFYAEEVPLAV is encoded by the exons atgacgatacttgtgatggATGAG AACTCGAACCAGAGTGAGCGGAACGAGATCGTGCAGAGTCCCCGGGCAAGCTGCAGGCCGTGGTGGTGGACCGCGTCGGCGTGTCCCCGTCCCAGATCTCGGCGTCGctgggccggccgcgccgcccgcgctgcGCCGCTCGACGACCCCGCCGACCTCTGCCGTCGTCGCGCGCGAGGGGCCCGGCTGCTACGCGTGCTCGCCGCGCTCCGCCACTCCTGCTGCGACCGCAAGGCCAGCGCCGGGATCCTCCTCTCGCCCttccagcagcagccgccgctgcccaagAAGACCCCTCCTCGCCCCCCTTCCCCGGcgccgtccccgccgccgcccgcgtccCAGATGCAGCTCGCGTCCCGGCCGCTGCGAGATGCAGCTCGCGTCCTGGCCGCGCATGCTGCAGATGGCCTGGACCAcggcgacctcgacgccggcgcgACCTGCTGCTTCGCCTCCGACCACGACGGGTTGCTGCTCGCCGAGCGGCCGCGCTCCGGCAATT TTCCACACTCGGACCCGCCCTACCGCATCCCTCCTGAGCGCTTCTCCATGCGCCCACGTATCGGATCCAGCCGGATGTGCCTCGACGTCCGCCACGGACGCGTGCTCATCAACGACGACATGCGGAGTCGG TGGGCGGTGCTCTGCGCCGCCGGCGACCGGGGGCACGTGCATGGCGCCTGCCACTCAAGCCCTTTTAAAGTGGTTGCGATCATCAGCAACGAGCACGACGATGATCTTtcggatgaagatgatgattatgaacCAGAAGTATTGGCTAGTGTTTACTCCTCCGAGACTGACATGTGGAGCGATCTCATCTCAACAGGTTTTCTGGGCAGGGGTATTGACATCTCTCTTCGCAGCACACTTGTTGGTAACACCCTTTACTGGCTGCTGGAAAGCACTTTCATGCTTACGTTTGATTTGGAGGCACAGAGAGCAGCTGTGACCGGGAGGTTTGCTGGTGCTCCTCGCGGTGGCAATCTTCAGATCATCCAGGCAGAGGATGGCACTGTTGGCTTTGCTGCTTTGTGCGACTTCCATTACCGCCGCTGCTTGGAAATCTGGGACAGGAAGATTGATTCTTATGGATTTCCCACGGGCGTGTTGCGGCAGACTGTTGAACTGCAGAAGATTCTTGGATTGGAGTCTAGGATTGATGGCAAATCATATATACTGCACTATATGGAGGATGTTCAGGCAATCTTATTGCAGGTGCAGTCATCTGTCTACATGATTCAGCTTGAATCATTGCAGCCTAAGAAACTTTTCGAAAGCACAGATAATTGCATCTATCGTCCTTTCACAAGTTTCTATGCCGAAG AGGTGCCATTAGCAGTTTGA